A part of Eubacterium sp. AB3007 genomic DNA contains:
- the ilvB gene encoding biosynthetic-type acetolactate synthase large subunit: MRLTGSQIVLEVLLDHGVDTVFGYPGGAALNIYDELYKYSDKIKHVMTAHEQGASHAADGYARATGKTGVVFSTSGPGATNLVTGIATAYMDSVPMVAITSNVTNDLIGRDAFQEIYIAGITIPITKMNYFVNDIDNLEDALRNAFRIANSGRKGPVLVDITKDVTAAKTEFTNKAPLPLDPKPEVSEKQLKEIVKLINNAEKPVAYIGGGCVASDAEKEVKELLHKADIPSVHTLMADGVVSCEDALDLGLVGMHGTVAANRAIDQADLILALGARFSDRVALNTKKWGRRARIVQVDIDASEIDKNVETYTCCVADVKDFLTQALPDVAKTTHPEWHDRVTAWKQKVLPRTMDHGTDPMEILHTISDMCDEDTIYVTDVGQHQMWSAQYLHMRKPKKFLTSGGLGTMGYGYGAAIGAKIGQPDCRVVHLTGDGSFHMNLNEACTAVSQNLPIITVIFNNTVLGMVYQWQTIFYDRRYSSTMPARKTDYVKLAEGFGAKGYHTESLEEFRAAMEEAMKVDGPVWIEVMIEPEERVLPMIPGGKTVEEIILD, from the coding sequence ATGAGATTGACAGGGTCACAGATCGTTCTGGAAGTCCTGCTGGATCACGGGGTGGATACGGTATTTGGATACCCCGGAGGCGCTGCGCTGAACATCTACGATGAACTATATAAGTACAGTGACAAGATCAAGCATGTGATGACTGCCCACGAGCAGGGGGCCTCCCATGCGGCAGACGGCTATGCCAGAGCGACAGGAAAGACAGGCGTGGTGTTCTCCACCAGTGGACCGGGTGCGACCAACCTGGTCACCGGAATCGCGACCGCTTATATGGACAGCGTACCTATGGTCGCGATTACCTCCAATGTTACCAACGATCTGATCGGAAGAGATGCATTCCAGGAGATCTACATCGCCGGCATCACCATTCCAATCACCAAGATGAACTATTTCGTCAATGACATTGATAATCTGGAGGATGCTCTTCGCAACGCTTTCCGTATCGCCAACAGTGGACGGAAAGGGCCGGTGCTGGTGGATATCACCAAGGATGTGACCGCTGCCAAAACAGAGTTTACCAACAAGGCACCGTTGCCTCTGGATCCTAAACCGGAAGTCAGTGAGAAGCAACTGAAGGAGATCGTCAAGCTGATCAACAACGCAGAGAAGCCGGTGGCCTATATCGGTGGTGGCTGCGTGGCTTCGGATGCAGAGAAGGAAGTCAAAGAGCTTCTTCACAAGGCCGATATTCCTTCCGTTCATACGCTGATGGCGGATGGTGTTGTCAGCTGTGAGGATGCACTGGATCTGGGGCTGGTAGGAATGCACGGAACAGTGGCTGCCAACCGAGCCATCGATCAGGCGGATCTGATCCTGGCACTGGGAGCCAGGTTCAGCGATCGGGTCGCTCTCAACACCAAGAAGTGGGGACGGCGAGCGAGGATCGTACAGGTGGATATCGACGCCAGTGAGATCGACAAGAATGTGGAGACCTACACCTGCTGTGTTGCTGATGTGAAGGATTTCCTGACCCAGGCGCTTCCGGACGTGGCCAAGACGACTCATCCGGAATGGCATGACCGGGTCACTGCCTGGAAACAGAAGGTACTTCCACGGACCATGGATCACGGGACGGATCCGATGGAGATCCTGCATACCATTTCGGATATGTGTGATGAGGACACCATTTATGTGACGGATGTGGGGCAGCACCAGATGTGGTCAGCCCAGTATCTGCATATGAGGAAACCAAAGAAATTCCTGACCAGTGGAGGTCTGGGGACCATGGGTTATGGATACGGGGCTGCGATCGGCGCCAAGATCGGACAGCCGGATTGCAGAGTCGTGCATCTGACAGGAGACGGATCCTTCCACATGAACCTGAACGAGGCCTGCACGGCGGTCAGCCAGAACCTGCCGATCATCACTGTGATCTTCAACAATACAGTGCTCGGTATGGTGTATCAGTGGCAGACCATCTTCTATGATCGGAGGTACTCCAGTACCATGCCGGCAAGGAAGACAGACTACGTGAAACTGGCAGAGGGCTTTGGTGCCAAGGGATACCATACGGAGAGCCTGGAGGAGTTCCGGGCAGCCATGGAAGAGGCCATGAAGGTCGATGGACCGGTGTGGATCGAGGTCATGATCGAACCGGAGGAGAGGGTGCTCCCTATGATTCCGGGCGGCAAGACTGTGGAAGAGATCATTTTGGATTAG
- the ilvN gene encoding acetolactate synthase small subunit, translating into MATEYKKRIVSVLVENAPNVMTRVSSVLGRRGFNIDTITVSTTNNPDITRITIVFNVEEQYIPQIMKQLEKVEVVKKVTLLTRETNLYRELLLVNLRVGPEERDRVLNIVRVYKGHVVDLTTTNMVIEMTGYPEKIDGFLEIIQGYTIADYTRSGVTAVESSEQNTKLQ; encoded by the coding sequence ATGGCAACAGAATATAAGAAGAGAATCGTCAGCGTTCTCGTGGAAAACGCACCGAACGTCATGACCAGAGTCAGCAGTGTGTTGGGGCGGCGTGGTTTCAACATTGACACCATCACTGTATCGACGACCAACAATCCGGACATCACCCGGATCACCATTGTCTTCAACGTGGAGGAACAGTATATTCCACAGATCATGAAGCAGTTGGAAAAGGTGGAAGTGGTCAAGAAGGTCACACTTCTTACAAGAGAGACCAACCTTTACAGAGAACTCCTTCTGGTCAACCTGCGGGTGGGGCCGGAGGAGAGAGACCGGGTCCTCAACATTGTCCGTGTCTACAAGGGGCATGTGGTGGATCTGACTACCACCAACATGGTCATCGAGATGACAGGTTATCCGGAGAAGATCGACGGGTTCCTTGAGATCATTCAGGGATATACCATCGCTGACTATACCAGATCCGGTGTCACTGCGGTTGAGAGCAGTGAGCAGAACACCAAGCTGCAGTAA
- the ilvC gene encoding ketol-acid reductoisomerase — MITKYYDADCNFSVLDGKTISIIGFGSQGHAHAMNLTESGAHVVVGLRPGSSHEKKAKDFGLEVMDIEDAAEAGDVVMMLTPDELTAAIYNEKVAPHLHEGNALAFAHGFNIHFQQIVPPADVDVIMIAPKGPGHIVREQYTMGSGVPSLIAVQQDPSGKAKDIALAYASGIGAGRSGIIETTFKEETETDLFGEQAVLCGGVCELMKAGWETLVEAGYAPEMAYFECIHEMKMIIDLIYAKGFDMMRYSISNTAEYGDYVTGPKIITEESRKNMKKVLSDIQDGTFASQFIQEFNAGGKANFLAMRRVQAEHPVNEVGRELRKMMSWLQ, encoded by the coding sequence ATGATCACCAAGTATTATGATGCGGATTGTAACTTCAGTGTACTGGATGGAAAGACCATCTCGATCATTGGATTCGGAAGCCAGGGCCATGCCCATGCCATGAACCTGACCGAGAGTGGCGCACACGTCGTAGTCGGCCTGAGACCGGGCTCCTCCCACGAGAAGAAAGCCAAGGATTTCGGTCTGGAGGTCATGGATATAGAGGATGCAGCTGAAGCAGGTGACGTAGTCATGATGCTGACACCGGACGAGCTGACCGCTGCTATCTACAACGAGAAGGTCGCACCGCACCTGCATGAGGGGAATGCGCTGGCGTTCGCCCACGGTTTCAATATTCACTTCCAGCAGATCGTTCCACCGGCAGATGTGGACGTCATCATGATCGCTCCTAAGGGCCCGGGCCATATCGTAAGAGAACAGTACACCATGGGTTCCGGCGTTCCTTCTCTGATCGCTGTTCAGCAGGATCCCAGTGGCAAGGCAAAGGATATCGCCCTGGCTTATGCTTCCGGCATCGGTGCAGGAAGATCCGGCATCATCGAGACCACCTTCAAGGAAGAGACAGAGACCGATCTGTTTGGTGAGCAGGCAGTACTGTGTGGCGGTGTCTGTGAGTTGATGAAGGCTGGCTGGGAGACTCTGGTGGAGGCAGGCTATGCTCCAGAGATGGCATATTTTGAGTGCATCCACGAAATGAAGATGATCATTGACCTGATCTATGCCAAGGGGTTCGATATGATGAGATACTCCATTTCTAACACGGCCGAGTACGGCGACTATGTCACCGGCCCCAAGATCATCACCGAGGAATCCAGAAAGAACATGAAGAAAGTTCTGTCCGACATCCAGGACGGCACCTTTGCTTCTCAGTTCATTCAGGAGTTCAACGCTGGTGGCAAGGCCAACTTCCTGGCCATGAGAAGAGTCCAGGCTGAGCATCCGGTGAACGAGGTGGGCAGAGAACTCCGCAAGATGATGAGCTGGCTCCAGTAG
- the ilvD gene encoding dihydroxy-acid dehydratase: MRRSDNVTKGVERAPMRSLFYAMGYTKEELDRPLIGVVSAHSEIVPGHIHLDKITEAVKAGVRMAGGTPIMVPAIGVCDGIAMGHIGMKYSLPSRELIADSVETMANAHQFDGLVLVPNCDKIVPGMVMGACRLDIPAVVCSGGPMLSGVVAGTETSLSKMFEAVGARKADIIDDEGLLEFEQNVCPGCGSCSGMYTANSMNCLCEAIGIALPGNGTIPAVHSGRIMLAKHAGMAIMNLVEKGITARQIINEKSIRNALACDMALGCSSNSVLHLLAIANEAGVELNMEIFNEMSGKTPNLCHLAPAGGTHMHDLNAAGGVQAVIAELNKKGLIDTSLITASGLTVGENIAEAYVKTDAIRSVDNPYSETGGLAIMWGNIAQEGSVVKRSAVAPEMLTHTGPARVYDGEEEAIADIYAGKIKDGDVVVIRYEGPKGGPGMREMLNPTSALAGMKLDKTVALITDGRFSGASRGASIGHVCPEAASGGNIGLLQEGDIIEIDIPAGKLNAQVSDEEFARRRAAYVAPEPKVRHGWLYRYSKLVGPSCKGAVMSEE, translated from the coding sequence ATGAGAAGAAGTGATAACGTAACAAAGGGCGTGGAACGTGCTCCTATGCGGAGTCTGTTCTACGCCATGGGATACACCAAGGAAGAACTGGACCGTCCACTGATCGGCGTCGTGTCCGCTCATAGCGAGATCGTTCCGGGACACATCCATCTGGACAAGATCACCGAAGCCGTCAAGGCCGGTGTACGTATGGCCGGCGGCACCCCCATCATGGTACCGGCCATCGGTGTCTGCGATGGTATTGCCATGGGACACATAGGCATGAAATATTCTCTGCCGAGCAGAGAACTGATCGCTGACAGTGTGGAGACCATGGCCAACGCCCACCAGTTCGACGGGCTGGTGCTGGTCCCTAACTGTGACAAGATCGTGCCAGGTATGGTAATGGGAGCATGCCGCCTGGATATCCCGGCAGTCGTATGCTCCGGTGGGCCCATGCTCAGCGGCGTGGTAGCAGGTACAGAGACGTCTTTGTCCAAGATGTTCGAAGCCGTTGGAGCAAGGAAGGCAGATATTATCGATGACGAAGGTCTGCTGGAGTTTGAACAGAACGTCTGTCCGGGATGTGGATCGTGCTCCGGCATGTATACCGCCAACAGCATGAACTGTCTGTGCGAAGCCATCGGTATCGCGCTGCCTGGCAACGGCACCATTCCGGCTGTCCACAGCGGCAGGATCATGCTGGCTAAGCACGCTGGCATGGCGATCATGAATCTGGTAGAGAAGGGTATCACCGCCCGCCAGATCATCAACGAGAAGTCCATCCGCAACGCTCTGGCCTGTGACATGGCACTGGGTTGCTCCTCCAACTCTGTGCTGCACCTTCTGGCCATTGCCAATGAGGCCGGTGTGGAGTTGAACATGGAGATCTTCAACGAAATGAGTGGAAAGACCCCGAATCTGTGCCATCTGGCACCGGCCGGCGGCACCCACATGCATGACCTGAACGCTGCAGGCGGCGTTCAGGCGGTGATCGCAGAACTGAACAAGAAGGGTCTGATCGATACTTCCCTGATCACGGCCAGCGGGCTGACCGTAGGGGAGAACATTGCCGAGGCATATGTCAAGACCGATGCCATACGTTCCGTGGACAATCCCTACAGTGAGACCGGCGGTCTCGCCATCATGTGGGGGAACATTGCCCAGGAGGGCAGCGTGGTCAAGCGTAGCGCGGTGGCACCGGAGATGCTGACCCATACAGGACCTGCCCGTGTGTATGACGGCGAGGAGGAAGCCATTGCGGACATCTACGCCGGTAAGATCAAGGACGGCGATGTGGTGGTCATCCGCTACGAAGGCCCCAAGGGAGGTCCCGGCATGCGGGAGATGCTGAATCCTACCAGCGCCCTGGCAGGCATGAAACTGGACAAGACCGTGGCGCTGATCACCGACGGACGTTTCAGCGGAGCAAGCCGCGGGGCTTCCATCGGGCACGTCTGCCCAGAGGCAGCCAGCGGCGGCAATATCGGTCTGCTGCAGGAGGGAGACATCATCGAGATCGATATCCCCGCCGGTAAGCTGAATGCCCAGGTTTCTGATGAGGAGTTCGCCAGACGCCGGGCCGCTTATGTTGCACCGGAGCCGAAGGTCCGCCATGGCTGGCTGTACAGATACAGCAAGCTGGTTGGCCCGTCCTGCAAGGGCGCGGTGATGTCTGAGGAGTAG
- a CDS encoding LTA synthase family protein: MKIDNIYESKRSFIWKIILCLVLIGVLGFIMSQKSNFLKNDQYLNDEKLAYIHQGDVNDEHRHPTGKVKSDQDLYRYQFRTENKLSMQGTKTLKQRFVAQDKRLSEVRLVFNNPLSYKSTGEVSVIIQDENGKKVVDAKLPTNMVAHNAVTRFSFSGDTIDLNAKGTLNWLNNDKNKQGTRVTVGNVYYVVLQTKGLNETAPFDVYLCNEKVDDENVLTLDGKKLAGQHLFAANVYRHFTYTVFTFFILAVIFTCVLILIPLNKVEDRLNRRREPKGKKPLNLNVLLSRIMFFLSPFASFYIICKISGRPVLSVFRLLFRFDGLLNMMIIGCIWFVVYAICNRTKYTSVILTLITFLFGLANYMLLVFRNSPLIPTDITAWETGLQVVGSYSLTFNKAMLWGILLSAIWICLALSLKSYKGLPWKKRIAVILLACAWVYAVDYVIFESDIIEKHDIRLTNFKPKKKYKKYGYYLSFMIMARNSVVQKPDGYSPEAAKEIADRYQSDPATKVTAVTKQTPNIIVVMNEAYSDLSVHKGLETNIPYMPYFNSIKKNTVRGTLHMSVLGGSTANSEFEFLTGHTMQFLPFHSLPYIGIMKENEPIPSMTWDLRSEGYSGLTAFHPGMRNSYHRNLVYPDLGFEKHIAVEDLGDHDTIRAYATDAFDFEVLEKDYEETRKKSKLPYYMFNVTIQNHGGYKLSEGVIQPKKVQITSNSAREEQAEQYLNLIKITDEAMPQLFDYFSKVKEPTIIIWFGDHQPRLGNSFYNSLYGKSEEKMNIEEIEKKYQVPFLIWHNYDYKAEEGLDMSANYLKAYLKQQTGLPMTGYDKYLMDLRKDVPVISDICYKDSTGKMYKPDEETAVSPKIEEYKKLQYNGLIDGKNRLSEFFYLKGAKDPAE; this comes from the coding sequence TTGAAAATAGACAACATATACGAGAGCAAGAGAAGTTTTATATGGAAGATCATCCTGTGTCTGGTGCTGATCGGGGTACTGGGGTTTATCATGTCTCAGAAATCAAACTTCCTGAAGAATGACCAGTATCTGAATGACGAGAAGCTGGCCTACATCCATCAGGGGGATGTGAACGACGAGCACAGGCACCCGACAGGGAAGGTGAAGTCCGATCAGGATCTGTATCGCTACCAGTTCCGGACGGAGAACAAGCTGTCCATGCAGGGGACCAAAACCCTGAAACAACGCTTTGTGGCTCAGGACAAGCGACTTTCCGAAGTGCGGCTGGTCTTCAACAACCCGCTGAGTTACAAGAGCACCGGCGAGGTAAGCGTCATCATTCAGGACGAAAATGGGAAGAAGGTAGTGGATGCCAAACTGCCCACTAACATGGTGGCGCACAACGCGGTGACCCGGTTCTCCTTCAGCGGAGACACCATCGACCTGAACGCCAAGGGAACACTGAACTGGCTGAACAATGACAAGAACAAGCAGGGTACCAGGGTCACTGTGGGTAACGTCTATTACGTCGTGCTGCAGACCAAGGGACTGAACGAGACCGCACCATTTGACGTCTACCTCTGTAACGAGAAGGTAGACGATGAGAACGTCCTGACACTGGATGGGAAGAAACTGGCGGGGCAGCACCTGTTCGCGGCTAACGTTTACAGGCATTTTACCTACACCGTGTTCACATTCTTCATCCTGGCGGTGATCTTCACCTGTGTGCTGATCCTGATCCCGCTGAACAAGGTGGAGGATCGTCTGAACAGACGTCGTGAGCCGAAGGGCAAGAAGCCGTTGAATCTGAACGTGCTCCTCTCCAGGATCATGTTCTTCCTGAGTCCGTTTGCGTCCTTCTACATCATCTGCAAAATCTCCGGAAGGCCGGTTCTCAGCGTGTTCCGACTGCTGTTCCGATTTGATGGGCTGCTGAACATGATGATCATCGGATGCATCTGGTTCGTGGTCTATGCGATCTGTAACAGGACCAAGTACACGTCTGTGATCCTGACGCTGATCACCTTCTTGTTCGGTCTGGCCAACTATATGCTCCTGGTGTTCCGCAACTCGCCGCTGATCCCCACGGATATTACCGCGTGGGAGACCGGCCTGCAGGTGGTGGGCAGCTACAGCCTCACCTTCAACAAAGCCATGCTCTGGGGGATCCTGCTCTCGGCGATATGGATCTGCCTGGCCCTTTCCCTGAAGAGTTACAAGGGTCTTCCCTGGAAGAAGCGAATCGCTGTGATCCTGCTGGCGTGCGCGTGGGTGTATGCGGTGGATTATGTGATCTTTGAGAGCGACATCATCGAGAAGCATGACATCCGTCTCACCAACTTCAAACCCAAGAAGAAATACAAGAAATACGGATACTATCTGTCCTTCATGATCATGGCCCGCAACTCCGTGGTCCAGAAGCCGGATGGGTATTCGCCGGAGGCGGCGAAGGAGATTGCCGACAGGTACCAGTCCGATCCTGCGACCAAGGTGACTGCGGTCACAAAGCAAACGCCCAACATTATCGTGGTCATGAACGAGGCGTATTCGGATCTCTCTGTCCACAAGGGACTGGAGACGAACATTCCGTACATGCCGTATTTCAACAGTATCAAGAAGAACACGGTGCGGGGGACACTGCACATGTCCGTGCTGGGCGGCTCCACCGCCAACTCGGAATTTGAGTTCCTGACGGGGCACACCATGCAGTTCCTGCCCTTCCACTCACTGCCGTATATCGGCATCATGAAAGAGAACGAGCCGATCCCGTCCATGACCTGGGATTTGCGGTCCGAAGGCTACTCCGGATTGACAGCTTTCCATCCGGGCATGCGGAACTCCTACCACCGGAACCTGGTCTACCCGGATCTGGGTTTTGAGAAGCACATCGCTGTGGAGGATCTGGGCGATCATGACACTATTCGGGCTTATGCCACAGACGCCTTTGACTTCGAAGTTTTGGAGAAGGATTACGAGGAGACCCGGAAGAAGAGCAAGCTGCCTTACTACATGTTCAACGTGACCATCCAGAATCACGGTGGCTACAAACTGTCTGAGGGCGTGATCCAGCCGAAGAAGGTACAGATCACCAGCAATAGCGCCCGGGAAGAGCAGGCAGAGCAGTATCTGAACCTGATCAAGATCACCGACGAGGCCATGCCGCAACTGTTCGACTACTTCAGCAAGGTGAAAGAACCGACCATTATCATCTGGTTCGGCGATCACCAGCCACGGCTTGGAAACAGCTTCTACAACAGTCTCTACGGCAAGAGCGAAGAGAAGATGAACATCGAGGAGATCGAGAAGAAGTATCAGGTACCGTTCCTCATCTGGCACAACTACGACTACAAGGCAGAGGAGGGACTGGACATGAGCGCCAACTACCTGAAGGCGTACCTGAAGCAGCAGACCGGTCTGCCCATGACAGGGTATGATAAGTACCTGATGGATCTGCGGAAGGATGTCCCGGTGATCTCCGATATCTGCTACAAAGACAGCACCGGCAAGATGTATAAGCCGGACGAAGAGACAGCCGTCAGTCCGAAGATCGAGGAGTACAAGAAGCTTCAGTACAACGGTTTGATCGATGGAAAGAACAGACTGAGCGAGTTCTTCTACCTGAAGGGCGCGAAGGACCCGGCGGAATAA
- a CDS encoding valine--tRNA ligase, producing MSKNLAKTYDPKDFEDRIYKMWEENGAFRAEIDKDKKPFTIVMPPPNITGQLHMGHALDQTLQDVLIRWKRMQGYSALWLPGSDHASIATEVKVVDKIREEEGLEKEDLGREEFLKRAWAWKEEYGGRITRQCRKLGDSCDWERERFTMDEGCSKAVRTFFVKLYKKGLIYRGNRLINWCPSCGTSLSDAEVEHEDKDGLYWYFRYPAAEEGGKDMVVATSRPETMFGDVAIAVNPEDDKYTDMIGQKVILPLVGKEIPIIADPYPDPEKGTGAVKITPAHDPNDFEVGQRHDLEVISCINEDATMNEYAGKYAGMDRYECRKQWVADLEEAGYLVKTENMVIPVGECYRCHTVIEPMLSDQWFVSMAELAKPAIEAAESGKLKHVPERFQKTYLRWLYEIRDWCISRQLWWGHRIPAWYCQDCGEVIVDMEDPTVCPKCGSKHLKQDEDVLDTWFSSALWPFSTLGWPEKTPELEYFYPTNVLVTGYDIIFFWIVRMVFAACEAVEEPPFEYVFVHGLVRDAQGRKMSKSLGNGIDPLEEIDKFGADALRFMLVTGITPGNDMRYLEERILAARNFANKLWNASRFVIMNLQDEEGNFLPLAKCCDDCCGRACCDTNDFSRIALRDEDKWMISRVNDAAKYVTEEMDKFDLGLAGQRVYDLIWNEYCDWYIEIVKKRLWSEDEEDKKVARFVLVMVLKNMLELLHPFMPFITEEIWSYLPHETDENVPANGYLIRAPWPVYSESRNFPAEEAILNKAMEAVTAVRNIRAEAEAAPSRKLTAVIVSEGETMEQLKAGERYIKDLANITEITFTGQKTDAPEDSMSKVIAGAQIFVPLEELVDMEAELARLAKEKDRLTKEVQRVEKKLANQGFVSKAPQKVVDEEKAKMAKYSEMLEKVVQQLTQIEGKVNK from the coding sequence ATGAGTAAGAACTTAGCCAAGACTTACGATCCCAAGGATTTTGAGGATCGCATCTACAAGATGTGGGAAGAGAACGGGGCGTTTCGTGCCGAAATAGACAAGGACAAGAAGCCCTTCACCATCGTCATGCCGCCACCGAACATCACGGGACAGCTGCACATGGGGCATGCGTTGGACCAGACGCTCCAGGACGTGCTCATCCGTTGGAAGAGGATGCAGGGCTACAGCGCTCTGTGGCTGCCGGGTTCTGACCATGCCAGCATCGCCACAGAGGTGAAGGTGGTGGACAAGATCCGTGAGGAAGAGGGTCTGGAAAAGGAAGATCTTGGAAGAGAAGAATTCCTGAAGCGCGCCTGGGCCTGGAAGGAAGAGTACGGCGGACGGATCACCAGACAGTGCCGTAAGCTGGGCGACTCCTGCGATTGGGAGAGAGAACGTTTCACCATGGACGAGGGCTGCAGCAAGGCCGTCCGGACTTTCTTTGTGAAGCTCTACAAGAAGGGGCTGATCTATCGCGGAAACCGTCTCATCAACTGGTGTCCCTCCTGTGGAACATCCTTGTCTGACGCAGAGGTGGAGCACGAGGACAAGGATGGTCTCTATTGGTACTTCCGCTATCCTGCTGCAGAAGAAGGTGGCAAGGATATGGTGGTCGCTACCTCCCGTCCGGAGACCATGTTTGGAGATGTGGCCATCGCCGTGAACCCGGAAGACGATAAGTATACCGATATGATCGGACAGAAGGTGATTCTGCCACTGGTGGGCAAGGAGATCCCCATCATCGCCGACCCCTATCCGGATCCGGAGAAGGGAACCGGTGCCGTGAAGATCACTCCGGCCCATGACCCCAACGACTTTGAGGTCGGGCAGCGGCATGATCTGGAGGTCATCTCCTGCATCAACGAGGATGCAACCATGAACGAGTATGCCGGCAAGTATGCAGGCATGGACAGATACGAGTGCCGTAAGCAGTGGGTCGCGGACCTGGAGGAAGCCGGCTATCTGGTGAAGACCGAGAACATGGTCATTCCAGTGGGCGAGTGCTATCGCTGCCACACCGTCATTGAGCCCATGCTCTCTGATCAGTGGTTCGTTTCCATGGCAGAGTTGGCCAAGCCGGCCATCGAGGCGGCGGAATCCGGCAAGCTGAAGCACGTACCGGAGAGATTCCAGAAGACCTATCTGCGCTGGCTATACGAGATCCGCGACTGGTGCATCTCCCGTCAGCTGTGGTGGGGACACCGGATCCCTGCCTGGTACTGCCAGGACTGCGGTGAGGTGATCGTGGACATGGAAGACCCCACCGTCTGCCCCAAGTGCGGAAGCAAGCACCTGAAGCAGGACGAGGACGTGTTGGATACCTGGTTCTCCTCCGCACTCTGGCCTTTCTCTACGCTGGGATGGCCGGAGAAGACACCGGAACTGGAGTATTTCTATCCTACCAACGTACTGGTGACCGGATACGATATCATCTTCTTCTGGATCGTTCGCATGGTCTTCGCAGCCTGTGAGGCGGTGGAAGAGCCACCGTTCGAGTACGTCTTTGTGCACGGACTGGTGAGAGACGCGCAGGGCCGCAAGATGAGTAAATCTCTTGGCAACGGTATCGATCCGCTGGAGGAGATCGACAAATTCGGCGCAGATGCGCTGCGGTTCATGCTGGTGACCGGCATCACCCCGGGCAATGACATGCGTTACCTGGAGGAGAGGATCCTGGCTGCCCGTAACTTCGCCAACAAGCTCTGGAACGCATCCAGATTCGTCATCATGAATCTTCAGGATGAGGAGGGAAACTTCCTTCCGTTGGCCAAGTGCTGTGATGATTGCTGTGGCAGAGCCTGCTGCGACACCAACGATTTCAGCCGTATCGCCCTGCGGGACGAGGATAAGTGGATGATCAGCCGTGTTAACGACGCAGCGAAGTACGTCACCGAGGAGATGGACAAGTTCGATCTGGGGCTGGCGGGACAGCGTGTCTACGACCTGATCTGGAACGAGTACTGCGACTGGTACATCGAGATCGTGAAGAAGCGCCTGTGGTCAGAGGACGAGGAAGACAAGAAGGTCGCCCGTTTCGTCCTGGTCATGGTGCTGAAGAATATGCTGGAACTGCTGCATCCTTTCATGCCGTTCATTACAGAGGAGATCTGGAGTTATCTGCCTCACGAGACAGATGAGAATGTCCCGGCAAATGGATATCTGATCCGGGCGCCGTGGCCTGTTTATAGTGAGTCCAGGAACTTTCCGGCAGAGGAGGCGATCCTGAACAAAGCCATGGAGGCCGTCACGGCTGTCCGTAACATCCGGGCCGAGGCCGAGGCAGCGCCTTCCCGCAAGCTGACGGCAGTGATCGTTTCTGAGGGAGAGACCATGGAGCAGCTGAAGGCCGGTGAACGTTACATCAAGGATCTGGCCAATATCACTGAGATCACATTCACCGGACAGAAAACCGATGCACCGGAAGATTCCATGTCCAAGGTCATCGCCGGTGCGCAGATCTTTGTGCCACTGGAGGAACTGGTGGATATGGAAGCAGAACTCGCACGTCTCGCCAAGGAGAAGGATCGTCTCACCAAGGAAGTTCAGCGCGTAGAGAAGAAACTGGCCAACCAGGGATTTGTGTCCAAGGCACCCCAGAAGGTAGTGGACGAGGAGAAAGCCAAGATGGCCAAGTATTCTGAGATGTTAGAGAAGGTCGTTCAGCAGCTTACACAGATCGAAGGAAAGGTGAATAAGTAA